The DNA window gtgataaagaaattttctacaaATTTTGGCTTAAAATATGGTGGTTATTTTATCTCTAGACCCTTCATAACCTAACAAATTGTAACTAGATTAATCTTCCAAAATTAACTTTTAAGATAAATACCATCTTCACCTATATATTAGATAAATACCATCTTCACCTATATATTCATACTCATACTTTATCGCACGCATGACTCTTAACCGATCCAATTAGATGATTAATTTCTTAACAAACTCTATAGACCTAAAGCGTGAAAATATATTGTAGTATTTACTAAATATATCAAAaccctaataatattttttttattttcaagcttccataattattaaataatttatgtaCAGATGGGAGCAAaactttttttgattatttaatttaatatttttttacataaTAATTTTTAAAGCATATCTAAATTAGTGTATGCTTAAGTCATGAACTATTGTATGATTTTGTCCTCCTACTTATCTCTTTCTCTAGCTCTTCTAGCCCTCCCACCTCTTCAAGTTCCTGCACACCAATATTTGTTTATCACCCATTActtatcataaaaaaatataaaatagtacatgtaaattaaattcttaaaataaaatattttaactttttagGTAAAAAAGATAGAAATATATATTCAAGTGATTTTGttttaaacataaaattaaaagaaagaaacaaGAATACAGCTGTTTGTTACCTTTGGTCCCAAAAACAACCCATATGGGACACCATTGAATTTGTCTGAATGGTGAAGCTGAAACAAAAAACAACAGAATCATGGGTATCAAACCTTATACCTCaaaccaaaacaaatatttttataaataataataataaagttatgATAAGGAATAAGGATAATTACTTTGTGGGCTGCAGCTACCCTTCTGAAATAGGGTACATTGGCAATGGGTCCCACTGCAAATCTCTTATGAACTAAACCGTCATGTACAAACATGTAGGCCATTCCAAAAACTGTAATGCCAAGACCCTGCTCATAAATAAAGGGGCGTCATTAGTAAAACGTTTGGAGCGTATACTACGGAAGCGTATAAAACACAGTGAAatttgagattttcccaattTTATAGGTGCATATACGAAACACTCTATTGTCAAACCCCATCAAACCTTTATGTAGATGTAACTACAGAATATTTTTTCCCAGTTAATTGAGAAtttgagattttctcaattaatcaaaCTCCATAGAACTTTTTCGTAGATGTAAGTagatttttcccaattaattgagaattttggattttctcaattaatttgtaatttaattagagattttcccaattaattaggAATatcccaaattaattaagtttgatCACATCTACTTATtcgttaaaacatagtgaaatttaagattttccaattaattgggaaaatctcatGTTCCATTATGTTTTAAGGGATTTCGTAGATATACGAAAGATACATTTACGGAAGCACGAACACAGTTTTGTCAATTTGATGGTGCGTAAGTAGACAATGGGGTGGGTTAAGAAATGGTAAAAAAACCCTTTACATACATTAATGTCAAAAACAATTAAacctaataattttatttaacatAATTAATTCTACTAAAAAACAATTAATCATGTAAAAATCAATTCTCCGGGTCAATAATCAATTTTAAGTGCTTTAACCTACACtaaatattcttttttctttttaccaCAAGAGTTGTGAATTAAAAGAGATACTTACCGCACCGAAGCAAAGACCAGGGATCAATCCTTTGTGAAAGAAACCATAGTTAAGGAGAGCGATAGCAGGAACAGCGTTGATTATTGCAAAAACATCGTTCAACTCGAAAGCTCCTTCTCTTGCTCTATGATGGGACTGCAAATTCAACCAACCAACCAAGccaaatttcattttttgtttctttcttttttcttcctTCCACGTATCAATTACTACTTCATACCAATTGCTTattattattcaaaatattcaaaaagtGCCAAATATCATAATCACACATTTTTGAACCGTGTGGTCTTAAACTTTAGGTAgaaaaaaccaaattaaaattaaacataaaaaatatttatgccTATTTGTTTTTCTTGAATTGTTTAGAACATGCAATGGAAAAAAATAATTGGAAGCATATGTACCTCATGCATGTGCCATAAGGAAGCATGCCAAAGAGCCTTGTGAGCCCATCTAGCCCAAAACTCCATTCCAacctaaaaattataaatatccaTAAATTAATTATCACCAGAAATTAATTAACAGTACACACCAAAGAAAATAATAGacttttaatttgttaatttaaaagaaaaaaatctatttaatTGAGCAGAGTTTCTGGTTCGAACACAACACTGTTAAATCTTTTTCAGAGAAAATTGATCATTTATTATGATTCTTCTCAGCTCTAAATAATTAGAATTAGTCTATACAGTTATTTGAAAAGTTCTAAGTGCGGTACATAGCAGATTTCAatagaaaagaataaaaaaacaaagTTTGATTGGTGAGCACTGTCACTATTATACGCCAATCAAACCGCTTAAATAAATACATGCACCCAATCATTTTTACTGTCCtaattttaaatataagaaaaaaatcatatgtatttaaatcaaattttgacCAAATACATTgaactttttatatatatatatatttaaatatttaacacGTGAAGATGATTTGTAATTAAAATATTTCTACAATTTTAGTGGTAATCCAATGCATGTGTAAAtcatattttacaaaaaaaaaaaaaaaatcatttgaggTATAAAAAAAAAGCTAatttacaattaaaaaaattacaaattaataacCAAAATactaaaagaaaattgaaaagattgGAACTTACAGCAGCACCAACTGATAGAGCAAATGTACCAAACATTTCAGACCAAGGAATTTCTCCACTAccctaaacaaaaaaaaacaaaaaccaaatttcagattcagattcagaatcttaATTTCATCAAAAAAACAATCTACTCCTACTacataaacaaaaacaaatttaAGGAACCATCACAGCACTTACCTCCATTTGCCACGAAAACCTTAAATAAACCGACAAAACACCCAAAGATGTTATCCCAAGACTTGACATAACAGCTGCAATAAGATACGTCAATCTCTCTGATTTTTTCCTTGCCAATTTCTCTTCCATTTTTTGTGATAAAACTACAAGGGGttgtttttcttcttcaatttccAATTGGGTTTCATGTTTTGGATCTTCCATGAGAACACAAAGGGTAAAGTTTTTCAATCTTTGTGTTTTTGGGGTTGTTCGGAATCTTAAAGGGGAAAAGATAAGTGTTGGATTTGGTTTTTGGAGATGAGGAAGGAAAGGTTTGTAGTGACGGTTTAAGGGTTTCAAGGTTATAGTGGCGGTTAGTCCTGTCGCCATAGGTGGAGTATGGTTTTTTTAGatgttgaaaaaaaaattgatgcTTGGTTTTGTAATTGTTGAGGTTtgtttagagagagaaagagatgtAGAGAGAGATTGTGAAGATGGAATTGGTGTTGAGTGAAGGTTTAAAAAGGAGGAAGAAGAGAGACCATATGTTTTGTGATGTGTTAGAAGTGTGTGGGACATTTATTAAGGTGAAGGTGTTTTTTTGTATGTTGGAGGGTTGTGGGGCCCATATACCTCGTGGAACATTACTATCCTTTTATGGCGGCATGTTTACATTTGACAATGGTTATATTATATTGGAgtttattaatttcaaaataacTCAATCAAACCAAGAAGATTAGTTATTTGAAGTGTGAAGTGATACTACTTTTGAAATAATTTAAGTGGTTTGATTtgattgttgttttgttttgatttattttagtgGATTCTTGAGATATAGCCACGAACATTGCATTCTAAGGATTGGGTTATGGAAGTTCCTTCTTTCTCTAATGAGATGTATTTCCATCTCTGTTTTAAAGAGATaggaatttttttcttttattctttaaaTTTGAAAAACATATCCTACCAGTTAAGTTGAGTTTTTGGGAGTTCATCAGGTTTATGGCATATCTCAAGTCTCAGAGAATTCAGAAAACACATATAGAGATATTTACAGATTATTTTTCAAAGaatttttcatataatttatatgaGTTGAATCCACAATCTTTTCATATGCGAGTCAACTCTTTATCAACTGATTGTCGCGGCGTCAAAAATATCTGAGCATAATGAACACTAGAAATATAACAGAGTCGTCACCAAAGTTTATTTATTcttaaagaaaaggaaaaacatcGATAAAACCCAAGAAAGTAAAAGAAGATCGTCATCGCAACTAAATtaaggttcgggagtcggttatacAAGGGGGATGTATTAGGACCCCTCACATCCATTGTACTCAAGGGAAACCGTTTAGTTAACTTTGCGAATACGAATGTTAGCTTTATTTGATTTCTTATAAACTATCAGGAGTTATTtacaagagaaagaaaaagaaagaaagagagaatttttaggttttttattattgtgtttgACGAGGCGTTGGATCTCGCTCCTACGTATCCTCTAGTGCGATGAGGAACTCAAGACTATGTAATTCTCAGTAGAAACGAACTatatgttggttgattttagggAACGATGCTAATATCGCATTTCGGCCGTTAAACATTGCTTGTATGCTCGTGCATGGGAGACTTAAGCATTTGTTTGTATTGTGGCAGAATGGATAAAACATGTTCATTTAGGAAAGTGTTTTCAGTCGCGCGGAGGTGGAAAAAGAGATTCGATTGGTTAAGATTGATTTTAGAGTGGAAGATGAGTAATCGGTGCGAGCAAAGTGTACACTAAATCTCCGATACTTGAGAAACAAACGAATGTCAATTTGCCCATTCCCTCTTTCATCCAAAAATTATTTAGAAACATTACCTTTATAGAAGACGAGTAATCAGTGCGAGCAAAGTGTACACTAAGCCTCTGATactagagaaacaaaagaatgttCAATCGCCTATTCCCTCTTCCAAGTTTattgcaaaaaaatatttttgaaacgaTTTTGATTAGGTGGAAAAGAATTTGGTGTTGACCATGTATTTGATTCATATTGGTATGGAAAATTATTTGAGTTTGAAAAAAACTGACTTGATGTTGATCAAGTGTTTGGTTCACATTTATTTGAAATTGAGTGGAAAAGTCTTTTGAGTTGACGGTGAAATGAGTGATTTTATTCTCGAAAGGTGAATGGATGTTaaagattgattttattttacaaaggttttgattttggtttttaaAAAGGGGACTTGATGTTGATCAAATGTTTGGTTCACATTTGATTTAAATCGTGAAATAAGCTTGATGAAATGTAATGTAAGAAACTCTAAAAATAAAGCAAGGTACAGAATATAACGGAAAGCGGTACACAAATACGCGATAATTGATAggaagaaaattaacatgcaTACACAATACTCACAATTAGCACACATATGAAGCATTCATCATAATCGAATtaagaacacaaacaaatctcaatgcacatatcaagttaATGTACGAAATAACGTCTCGCGCGAATCATCACGTAAGGACGCGTATTGAATTAACATAACACGAGGACGCAAATTGAGTTCACGTTGCACGAGGACGCAAACACAAAACCGTTAATTCAAAACTTTATAATGATTTAAATGTAATGAAATCAAGATGTTGCTCCGACACAAATCAAATGACAAATTGCTATCATAAACAAATTGAAATATGAACAACACAAAAATGCAATGTATCACATTGTAACAAAAAGGCATAACGCAACGACTACGATTTGCAAAATGTTGCACGTAAATGCATAACAACCACGACCAGATGTTAACATAAAAAAGTCTATGCTTGAAATAAAACTAACATAATGTACGTGTTCAATATGTTTTCGAAAGCAACATAAACTTCAGACGTCCGAAATCATAACACGATGGTTAATTTTCTATGAATTAAAGAGACGCGACACCTCATAGAAGAAGGAATCCTCCTGACACCAGCAATTCGAACAACACCAACAAGTAAAATTCATAGGAAGAGTATGGAAGAGACTAAGATTAAAGATATGAAGGTCaagaattttctatttcaagttatTGATTGAGAATTCTGGAAAGAATTCTTCACAAGGGAACTCCGAAGTCAATATGGAGGTCCATGCAATGAAAGTATCCATGATCCACAAAGGTGAAAAGAGCACAACTTCAAGCATTGAGAAGAGAGTTCGAGCTACTAACCATGAAAGCGCATTTTTGCCTAAAGAGGTTAGATGATGCGTACACATACATATAGAAGTTCAACTTCACCAGTAGATCATGGAACCCAAAAAGAAGAATGGAATGGTGTAAGGCCAAGAGTTAACTATTTTCTGATCTTTGGATGCCTAACTCATACTCATATACTAGATTAAAAAAAGGGGCAAGCTACACGACAAAAGAAAAACATTGTATTTTTTGGGAGTTAGTGAGATGTAGTTTTTTAAGAATGAAAGCTGGTGTTCTAGAttgggaagaagaagaaaatgaaaaaagatGGTGAAGACCAAATACCTGCACAATTTTAAGAATAAAATAGTGGTGATATCAATCAAGGTGCATCGTCAAGCAGTTTAAACGATATCGAGTCATCaacaaatgaaacaaatgatgttGAGCAGGAGTTGTTAGGAAGGAAAAAAGGAATATAGGAAAAGCAATTTGGATGGCAGATTATGAAGATGGGGCACCCCAAAATTTCCCCTCTTCTTTTAACATTAATTGGCTTGTGTTTCattatcatatgcattcatacattgaGATGGGATTAAGGCTCTTTGGTACTCGGTGGCTTTGTTAAGTTATGGAAGATGTTTGTTTCTCCAATCAATGCGAGGAGGATATATTATCCTCATTCTTGCGATAAATTCAAGAAGCATCAGGGCTTCCGGTGACCAAAGTGTTTATAACAGTGAAGTTTGATTCTACTGCTTCTTCAAGCAGTGAGGCATGAACTCAGGATATCGGAATTGAAGT is part of the Vicia villosa cultivar HV-30 ecotype Madison, WI linkage group LG2, Vvil1.0, whole genome shotgun sequence genome and encodes:
- the LOC131653098 gene encoding beta-carotene hydroxylase 2, chloroplastic-like, encoding MATGLTATITLKPLNRHYKPFLPHLQKPNPTLIFSPLRFRTTPKTQRLKNFTLCVLMEDPKHETQLEIEEEKQPLVVLSQKMEEKLARKKSERLTYLIAAVMSSLGITSLGVLSVYLRFSWQMEGSGEIPWSEMFGTFALSVGAAVGMEFWARWAHKALWHASLWHMHESHHRAREGAFELNDVFAIINAVPAIALLNYGFFHKGLIPGLCFGAGLGITVFGMAYMFVHDGLVHKRFAVGPIANVPYFRRVAAAHKLHHSDKFNGVPYGLFLGPKELEEVGGLEELEKEISRRTKSYNSS